Part of the Amycolatopsis sp. 195334CR genome is shown below.
ATGGCGCCCTGCCCCCGGTGGTGGACCAAGGTGTCCAGCTGGTCGACGCCGATCACGCACGGTCCGGTCAACGCCAAGATGCGGGAGATGTCGCGGACGAGCACCTGTGACGACTTGGACCGGTGCTGCATGCCCCAGAGCCGGCGATCCTCCTGCGCCCCTTCCCGCCCCTGGAGGTATTCCAGGCCGACTTCCGCGTGGTCGGAGCCGTACAGCGCCAACGCCCGGATCGTGTCACCACATTCCACGGCGATCCGGCTGTCCACCTTGCGCAGGCCGTTGAGCAGGAGCCGGACGTCATCGGGCGTCAGCGGGGCTTCGCCCACCATCGCCCTGCTGACCTCCTCGGGCACGGCAGCCCCCATGCACAACTGACGCATCAGCACGGCGAGCTGCCGTTCGCCTTCGTCGTTGGGCCGGTGCAACTCGCTGCGCATCGCCTCGGCCACGTCGTCCCAGAACGCATCGCCCGTACTGAGTTCGGCCAGGAAGAAGTAGCCCCCCTTCCGCTGCACCATGCGGCGCACCGAACCCAGCAGGTGGGTTTTTCCCACGCCCTTCTCCCCTTGCAGCACCAGGCCCACCGGGCTCGGACCGGTGCTGGCCCTGGCGTCCTCGATGCTGGCCTTGATGCGGTGCTCGGCACCACTGTGCAGACCGTCCACATGGGACGGAGAAGCACGCCAGACGTCGTCCGGGGTCTCGGCGGAGTTGAAGCGCAGGACGGCCAGCGCCTCGCGTAAGTGCTCGGTCATGATTCCTCGATCGCGATGATGTGCTTGTCCTCGCCACCGATCCGGACGGCGGCCGCGTGGTCGGCGTCGGTCAGCGCACTGCGGTTGGAGTCCGGGGCGAGGTGGACGGTCCCGGTCTTCATCATCTCCAGCAGCGTCTCGTCCACTTCGGACTTTTCCGCACCGTTGAGCTTGGGGCGAATGCGAGCCAGGCGGATCCAGTCCTGTGGGGCGGTCGCCAGTGCCCGGTACGCCTGACGGATCAGCGATTCCAGGTCGCCGGTGCGCAACGCCTCAGCGAGCAGGCCGCGCTGCTGGAGGTAGCCGACCACCCGCCGCATCACTTCGAACACCAGCCGCACCTGCGGTCCCGACCTCGACGGCGGCTCACCGTCGACCAGGTTGTTCATGCACCAGGAGATGCCTTCGTCGGTGATCTCGTGCACGAACGGCCGGACGCTCTCATCGGTCTCGAGCAGCCCGGCTCTGATCAACTTCCGACGCTCGGCGAGGCTGAGCTTGATCTTGTGTTCCTTCGTCAGCTCCGTGTTGAGCACCGCCCGGTTCGCCAGCATCAACACCGTGAGCGCTGCTCTTGCGTTGTCGGTGTACTTCTCCGGCATCTCGCCGCCTTTCAGTCGGTGAACGCGTTGATTCGTCGATCGATCCGGGAGAGCAGATCGGCCACCTCGACGAGCAGGTCCGGCGGCGCGGCGATCCCCGCGCCGTTCGCGTGGGCCTTGGTCAGCAGCGCCAGGTCCGTCGACCGGTCCAGCAGCAGCGCCAGATCACCGTCGTCCAATGCGGTCGCCATGCCGCGCACGGCCTCCCGGATCACGGTGAAACGCCCGGAGTAGGGCATCGTGGACGGCAGACCGCGCAGCGCCGCGGCCGCGCTCTCCAGCGCTTCCTGGTCCGGCCCCGCATCGGTGGCCGGAATGGCGGTGACGAGGTCGTGCAGCTCCCGCGCCACCTTCACCGGCCGCATCCCCGGCAAGAAGTCGAGGTGCTGCAGGCTGCGCAGGAAGCCCGGCAGCTTCTCCCGGTCGGTCCCGCGCGCCAGAACGCAGAACAACTGGCGCTCCTTGCCACCCGGACCGAGTGTGTGGCGCAGGAAGCTTTCCGCCTCGGTGGTCTGCCAGCGAGTCGGCTCACCGTCCACCACCAGGCACAGGTGCTCAGCCGGCTGCGGCACCTCGTCGAGGAAATCGGGATCTCCGGAGAACGACCAGGCGGCCCGCAGACCGAGCAACCGCAGCTCCTCGACCAGCTCTGTCGCCGTGCGCATCGACCGCCGCGGGCTGGACACCAGCAAGTCGAGGTCGAACTCCCGATCGCGCTCGCGGGCGGCGGCCACGTAGGCGTCCCGGTTGTCCGCCAGCACGTCGGTGCGGTCGAACTGCCGCGCGATCACCGCGGCGACCGTCTCCAGCGCGAACGAGATCTGGTCCGCCTTGGGAACCTGCTCCTCCAGCACGGGCAGCTGCTCGCCAAAGCTCCAGTAGGAAACGTACGGCACGGTGAGGTGCCGCAGCATCAGCTCTTCCGGAACGGTCTTGACCAGCCAGTTCCGGAACAACGGACCGACTACCTCAGCGCACCTGCGCTGCCACTTCTCCGCGCGCTCGTACTCCACGCGGTTGTCCAACCGGGAGAGCACGGGAAGCACGGAGTGCCGCGGCCGGTCGTACGGCAGCCGGTCACGGGCGTTGTCCGCGCGCCGGACCACGTCCACCACGTCGTTCAGGTTCTGGTCGTTGGCGGTGAACACGACGACCAGTCGATCCGGCAGTTGCGCGGTGCAGATACCAGCGATGTCGGAGACCCCGGTCCGGCTGTCGATCAGCACGAAGTCGTACTGGTCGACCCATTCCGCACGGCGCTGTTCGAGGAAGTCGGCGAAGCCTTTCCGGTACAGCTCTTCCCAGTTCAACGCCTGCATCCGGCGCGTGTAGGAGCCGTCCAGCCTGCCGCGCTCCACCCGGCCGGCGGCCAGCAGGTCGAGCTTGCCGCCCTCGACATCGACCTTGACCGGTACGACCTGCGGGTCCGCCTGCCCGGCGAGGAACGCGTGGGCGAGATCGACGACGCCACGCTCCGGCTCCTCGGACAGCACCTTCGCGAAGTAGTGCTGCAGGCCCGGCGCCTCCAGGTCCCAGTCGACGGTGAGCACCCGGTAGCCCCAGCGCGCCAGCAGCACGGCGACGTTGGCCAGGGTGAAACTGCGGCCGACCCCGCCCTTGTAGGAATAGAACGTGATCACGGTCCCGGTGCTCATTCGAACCTCGGCAGGGGCGGGGTGGGCCTGAGCACGGGGTCCGGCGTGTCGATGAGGGGGAAGTCCGCTCGCCATTCGGGCACCTGGGGGATGAGCTGCCCCAGGTCACCCGCCAGCACGGTGACCTTCCGGTGGAGGTTGCCGTATTCGGGGCTCTGCTGGTACGACGGATCCGGATAAGCGACGTCCTTGAAATCCACCCACGAACGCTCTCTCGCTTCCGGCGGGAAGTTTTCCGAGTCGCCGTACAGGATCGGGTAGATCAGCCCCTGCGATTGCCCGGCACCGGCCAGCCCGAGCAGTTCCTCCCGCGCCCGCATACTGCGGAACTCCGCCAGGCACCAGTCGGAATCGAAGTAGGGTGGGGTGAGCAGCTGGATCATGATCTTGCTGTGCAGCAGGGCGTGTTGCAGGTTGGACGGCCAGTGCACGGCCCGCGGCATTCCGCGGTCGACGTATATCCGCAGCGGCTGGAACTCGTTGGCCAGGCAATCACGCAGTTTCTCGTGGAAGTGGTTGAGCAACCATTTCTGCACACTCCCACGACGGGCGTAGCTGATGAACAGATCCCATCTGTAGCCGGACACGTACCGATGATAAGCACCGACCGGCGGGTCAAAATCGCCAAAAAGTGGCAATTATCCCGACAAGTGGCCAGCCAACTGGACACGGAAAGGACACCGTGCGCGAAGCCCTATACTGGGTCGCCGTCCTGCGGATCACCGGGCCGGTCGAGCGCTTCAGGCAGCACTTTGGGGAGTCGGCCGCGATCGCCGGCGACGAGCTGTCCTCCACCGCGCTGGGCCGCGGTCGCCGGTCCGCCGGTCGAGCGGGGCGCCGACGTTGCTCACAGAACTGACCACCACACAGTAACTGTCGGTATCACCACCTACCGTGGTCGCCATGGAGCCGAGTCGCGTGCCACCCGAGATGTTCCGCTTCACCAGCGGTGACCGGGCCGAGCTGCACGTCGCGGTCCTGCATGCCTTCAGCGAGGCCAACGAACGCCTGGAGACCGAGCTCGGCCTCGACGAGGTCCGCGCCCGCCTGCGCGAGGCCGGTTGGCTCGACCCCCTCCCCGACCACGACCTGTCCACCGCGCTCGACCAGCTCCGTGACTGGCGCCTGCTCGACGTCATCCACAACCACTCCGACAACTACCGCACGGCCAGCGAGTACGAACGCCGCAACCTGCAGTACTCCCTCACCCGCCGAGGAGAAGCGGCCTTCGCCGGCGTGGTGCACGCGACGACCCTGCTGACCTCGACCGGCGCACTGCAGACCGCCGTGCTCGACGCGATCTCCGACCGCCTCGGCGACCTGACCCGCGAGCTGGACACCGGCTCCGACCGGCGCGTCTTCAGCACGCTGATGGAGCTGGAAGGCCACCTGGAAGCCTTGCGCGGCAACACGAAGCAGTTCAACGGCGAGCTCCAGCGCCTGCTGCGGGCGGACAGCGCGGACACCGCCGACCTCGCCACGTTCCACGAGGTCAAGGCGTCGACCGTGGCCTACCTCGAGGAGTTCCTCACCGACCTGGAACCCCGCAGCCACACCATCGCCGCCCGGATCGCGGAGATCGAGGAACACGGCGTCGACCTCCTGCACCAGCGCGCGCTGCTCGGCGCCGACCTCCCCCAGCTGACCGGCACCGATCCCGCCCCGGCCTGGCTCGCGCACCGGCGTGCTCGCTGGGACGGCCTGCGCGCGTGGTTCCGGCCGCTGGACGGCTCCGCGCCCAGGGTCGAGCAACTGCACCACGTCGCCCGCCGGGCGATCATCACGCTCCTGCAGGTCCTCGCCAAGATCACCGAGTCCAAGCGGCGCGCCGGCAGCGCGGTCGCCGACTTCCGCGAGCTGGCCAGGTGGTTCACCGTGGTCCCCGCGCAGGACGACCTGCACCGCCTGTGGGCCACCATGTTCGGCCTCGGCTCCGCCCGCCACGCGCACCTCGCGCATCCGGATCCGGAGCTGATCAACCCGTCCTCCTCCTGGTACGAGACGCCGCCGGTCGCGGTCTCGCCGTTGCTCCGTTCGGCGGGCAAGACCGAGCAGTTCGCCCAAACCGGCCGGGTCCGCGACGTCACCGCGCTCAAGGCGGCACGGGCCGAACGGGCACTGGCGGAACGCGCCGAGCTCGAAGCCGCCTGGGACCTGCTCGACACCGGTGGCGCGCTCCGGCTCTCCGCCTTCGACCGGCTCGACCACGCGCTGTTCGAACGCCTGCTGGACCTGCTGGGCCGCGCCCTCGCCACCGGGCCCGACACCGGCGGCACCCGGCAGGGCACCACCTCGGACGGCCGGGTCGAGATCCTGCTGCGGCCACCGCGGGACGGCGCGATCGCCGTGCTGCGCACGAACAGCGGCGCGTTCCGCGGTCCCGACTACGAGATCGAGATCCGGGCCGCCGGGCAGCGAAGACCACAAGCGAGCGGAGACCGCGCATGAGCCAGCTCGCCAACCACCTGGTGACCGCCGAACGCGAGGAGGTCGCCCACGGCATCCGCCGCCTGCTGGCCACGCCGCTGCTCACCGAACGGTCCGCACCCGAGGTGTTCGACCTGGTCCGGCGCCG
Proteins encoded:
- a CDS encoding KGGVGR-motif variant AAA ATPase, translating into MSTGTVITFYSYKGGVGRSFTLANVAVLLARWGYRVLTVDWDLEAPGLQHYFAKVLSEEPERGVVDLAHAFLAGQADPQVVPVKVDVEGGKLDLLAAGRVERGRLDGSYTRRMQALNWEELYRKGFADFLEQRRAEWVDQYDFVLIDSRTGVSDIAGICTAQLPDRLVVVFTANDQNLNDVVDVVRRADNARDRLPYDRPRHSVLPVLSRLDNRVEYERAEKWQRRCAEVVGPLFRNWLVKTVPEELMLRHLTVPYVSYWSFGEQLPVLEEQVPKADQISFALETVAAVIARQFDRTDVLADNRDAYVAAARERDREFDLDLLVSSPRRSMRTATELVEELRLLGLRAAWSFSGDPDFLDEVPQPAEHLCLVVDGEPTRWQTTEAESFLRHTLGPGGKERQLFCVLARGTDREKLPGFLRSLQHLDFLPGMRPVKVARELHDLVTAIPATDAGPDQEALESAAAALRGLPSTMPYSGRFTVIREAVRGMATALDDGDLALLLDRSTDLALLTKAHANGAGIAAPPDLLVEVADLLSRIDRRINAFTD
- a CDS encoding TIR domain-containing protein encodes the protein MSGYRWDLFISYARRGSVQKWLLNHFHEKLRDCLANEFQPLRIYVDRGMPRAVHWPSNLQHALLHSKIMIQLLTPPYFDSDWCLAEFRSMRAREELLGLAGAGQSQGLIYPILYGDSENFPPEARERSWVDFKDVAYPDPSYQQSPEYGNLHRKVTVLAGDLGQLIPQVPEWRADFPLIDTPDPVLRPTPPLPRFE
- a CDS encoding TIGR02677 family protein, translating into MEPSRVPPEMFRFTSGDRAELHVAVLHAFSEANERLETELGLDEVRARLREAGWLDPLPDHDLSTALDQLRDWRLLDVIHNHSDNYRTASEYERRNLQYSLTRRGEAAFAGVVHATTLLTSTGALQTAVLDAISDRLGDLTRELDTGSDRRVFSTLMELEGHLEALRGNTKQFNGELQRLLRADSADTADLATFHEVKASTVAYLEEFLTDLEPRSHTIAARIAEIEEHGVDLLHQRALLGADLPQLTGTDPAPAWLAHRRARWDGLRAWFRPLDGSAPRVEQLHHVARRAIITLLQVLAKITESKRRAGSAVADFRELARWFTVVPAQDDLHRLWATMFGLGSARHAHLAHPDPELINPSSSWYETPPVAVSPLLRSAGKTEQFAQTGRVRDVTALKAARAERALAERAELEAAWDLLDTGGALRLSAFDRLDHALFERLLDLLGRALATGPDTGGTRQGTTSDGRVEILLRPPRDGAIAVLRTNSGAFRGPDYEIEIRAAGQRRPQASGDRA